The genomic stretch GAGCCGGGCGAGTTCCCCGCCCGAACCCGTCAGCTAACTCGGTAGGCGGTTGAGGAGAACAAGGAGAACCCGTCGTTCCATGACGACCCTGCGCACCACCTCTGCACGTCGTTCCACCCGCACCGCCAAGGGCGCGCTGATCGCGCTGCTCACCGGCGCCGGCGTGGTGCTCACCCCCCTCGCCGCACAGGCCAACGCCGGGGCGCCGCCCCGCCGGCCGCGGCTCCGATCGCCGCGCCGGTCGCGGCCACCGCAGCGCCGAACTCCGCCGCCCAGGTGGTCATCGACACCGCGCTCGCACAGCTGGGCAAGCCCTACGTGTGGGCCGGGGCCGGCCCGAACGTCTACGACTGCTCGGGCCTGACCCAGTTCGCGTACCGGGCGGCCGGGATCACCCTGCCGCACTCGTCGCGGATGCAGTCCACGATGGGCGTGCCCGTCGACCGGGCCCACCTGCAGCCGGGTGACCTGGTCTTCTACTACTCCCCCGTCGGGCACGTGGGGATCTACCTGGGCGACGGGCTGATGGTGCACGCGCCGACCAGCGGCGACGTCGTCCGCGTCGCCAGCATCGACATGTGGGGCTACAACACCGCGCGTCGGCTGGTCTGAGTCGCACACCTCCCGGGGACGCCGCAGTGGCGCCCCCGGGAGGTGTCAGGCCGCCTGGGCCAGGCAGCTGACGGCCGGCCAGCCCGGCGGCAGCGCCCGGGTGGCCTCCCCACCGCGGACGGCGAGGAAGGGGCGGGTCAGCCGCTCCTTCTCGATCCGGTCCCAGGCGGTGAGCAGCTCGGCGACCCAGCGGGCCAGGGTCAGCGCGTCGCTGGCCAGCGGATCGCCGGCGGTCTCCGGACGCGGCCGGGTCGGGATCCGCGGCCAGCGCGGGCTC from Modestobacter roseus encodes the following:
- a CDS encoding C40 family peptidase produces the protein MVIDTALAQLGKPYVWAGAGPNVYDCSGLTQFAYRAAGITLPHSSRMQSTMGVPVDRAHLQPGDLVFYYSPVGHVGIYLGDGLMVHAPTSGDVVRVASIDMWGYNTARRLV